One stretch of bacterium DNA includes these proteins:
- the feoB gene encoding ferrous iron transport protein B, with amino-acid sequence MNKTTFLKLIGAVNASESGVEPKADAPLILLVGNPNVGKSALFNRLTGQYVTVSNYPGTTVEVSHGHCQELGRDCEIVDTPGTYSLLPITEEERVASDILFSPRVKVVVHVVDAKNLDRMLGLTLQLIETGRPVVLALNMMDEARALGITIDHATLSERLGIPVIPTVSLTGEGINKLIARLKTPPPLSMLRTECGSIIEQGIIAIATLMSPASSISPRTRATLLLQSDLREQERLVREVGEKTAANILDIVANTKAKLNHSPHYYVTLSLRTHTGQLLEGCLSLPVRAPARIRNLINRICTQPLTGYPLVFIVLYFGLYQFVGQFGAGTCVNFLENSVFKTHLIPWIIRMVDALHPWAPLRDLLIGEYGVLTLGLRYAIAIIFPIVGAFFLFFATLEDSGYLPRLALLVDRGFKRIGLNGRAVIPMVLGFGCDTMATLVTRTLETTRERIICTILLALAIPCSAQLGVIIGLLSGQGAALAIWALVVTGVMLLTGWLAAKLLPGEPPMFYMELPPLRLPTLGNVLIKTYSRMVWYFREILPMFIIASVLIWIGQITGLFQLLIKNLIPVIRALGLPDESAVAFLFGFFRRDYGAAGLYDLQKTGLMTAHQLTVAAITLTLFLPCIAQFLVMQKERGTKVTLWISAGVLVTAFSTGYLTHIVLLWMHF; translated from the coding sequence ATGAACAAGACTACATTTTTAAAACTGATCGGCGCGGTGAACGCCAGCGAGTCCGGGGTTGAACCCAAAGCCGATGCGCCGTTGATTCTGCTGGTGGGAAACCCGAATGTCGGCAAAAGTGCCCTCTTCAACCGGCTGACCGGTCAATATGTGACCGTATCCAATTATCCGGGCACCACCGTTGAAGTGTCCCATGGTCATTGCCAGGAATTGGGCCGTGACTGCGAAATTGTCGACACCCCCGGCACGTACAGCCTGCTCCCCATTACCGAGGAGGAACGGGTGGCCAGCGACATCCTCTTTTCCCCACGGGTCAAAGTGGTGGTGCATGTGGTGGATGCCAAAAACCTGGACCGCATGCTCGGGCTCACCCTGCAACTGATTGAGACCGGGCGGCCGGTGGTCCTCGCGCTGAACATGATGGACGAAGCGCGCGCCCTCGGCATCACCATTGATCATGCCACCCTTTCGGAGCGACTGGGCATCCCCGTCATCCCCACCGTGTCACTGACCGGGGAAGGGATCAATAAACTGATTGCCCGGCTCAAGACGCCACCGCCCCTCTCCATGCTCCGGACCGAATGCGGCTCCATCATCGAGCAGGGCATTATCGCCATTGCCACCCTCATGTCCCCCGCCAGTTCCATTTCGCCGCGGACCCGGGCCACCCTGCTGTTGCAAAGTGACCTGCGGGAACAGGAGCGGCTGGTCAGGGAAGTCGGCGAAAAAACTGCCGCGAACATTCTCGACATCGTGGCCAACACGAAAGCCAAGCTGAATCACTCCCCGCATTATTACGTCACGCTCTCCCTGCGCACCCATACGGGCCAACTCCTGGAAGGCTGCCTGAGCCTTCCCGTCCGGGCCCCCGCCCGGATACGGAACCTGATCAACCGGATCTGCACCCAGCCCCTCACCGGCTACCCGCTGGTCTTCATCGTCCTCTACTTCGGCCTCTACCAGTTCGTGGGCCAGTTCGGCGCCGGCACCTGCGTGAACTTTCTTGAAAACAGTGTCTTTAAAACCCACCTCATTCCGTGGATCATCCGCATGGTGGACGCCCTGCATCCCTGGGCGCCCCTGCGCGACTTGCTGATCGGGGAATACGGGGTTCTGACTCTTGGGCTACGTTATGCCATTGCCATCATCTTCCCGATCGTCGGCGCCTTTTTCCTCTTCTTCGCCACCCTTGAGGATAGCGGCTATCTGCCACGCCTGGCCCTGCTGGTTGACCGGGGATTCAAACGCATCGGCCTGAATGGCCGCGCGGTCATCCCCATGGTGCTCGGCTTCGGGTGCGACACCATGGCCACCCTGGTCACCCGGACTCTGGAAACAACCCGGGAGCGCATCATCTGCACCATTCTGCTGGCGTTAGCCATTCCCTGTTCCGCCCAATTAGGGGTCATTATCGGGTTACTCTCCGGCCAGGGCGCCGCCCTGGCCATCTGGGCCTTGGTCGTCACCGGGGTCATGCTCCTGACCGGCTGGCTGGCCGCCAAACTGTTACCCGGCGAGCCGCCCATGTTTTACATGGAGCTCCCGCCCCTGCGTCTGCCCACCCTCGGCAATGTCCTGATTAAAACTTACTCCCGTATGGTCTGGTATTTCCGGGAAATCCTGCCGATGTTCATCATCGCCAGCGTCCTGATCTGGATCGGCCAGATTACCGGCCTGTTCCAACTCCTGATCAAAAACCTGATCCCCGTTATCCGGGCGCTGGGGCTGCCGGACGAGTCAGCGGTCGCCTTCCTGTTCGGATTCTTCCGCCGTGATTACGGGGCGGCCGGGCTCTACGACCTGCAAAAAACCGGCCTGATGACCGCCCATCAGCTCACCGTGGCGGCTATTACCCTGACGTTGTTCCTGCCCTGCATCGCCCAGTTCCTGGTCATGCAGAAGGAGCGGGGTACCAAGGTGACCTTATGGATTTCGGCAGGGGTGCTGGTCACCGCCTTTTCGACCGGGTATCTGACCCATATCGTCTTACTCTGGATGCATTTCTAA
- a CDS encoding class I SAM-dependent methyltransferase — protein MELAARTTSDYEFLDAGDGCRLERFGSYVFNRPSPVALWHPERPDLWKQAVGVYHRSNTGGGDWSFTRPPPPQWPLKWDDLTFMIKPTGFGHMGLFPEHTCHWDWVADQVKTGPAPCRVLHLFAYTGAMTLQAARAGAEVCHVDAVQDINDWARRNAEASGLKAAPIRWITDDVTKFVAREGRRERKYDAIIFDPPSYGKGPGGEKWILEEHLMPLLDSLLPLMSDRPRFVLFTCHTLGFSPPLMKNLLVPWLDRFGGKIEAGTMVMKNAACRRVLPTGFFARWSV, from the coding sequence ATGGAACTGGCGGCACGGACAACTTCGGATTATGAGTTTCTGGATGCGGGTGATGGATGCCGGCTAGAGCGATTCGGCTCCTATGTGTTCAACCGTCCCTCGCCGGTGGCGTTGTGGCATCCGGAACGGCCGGACCTGTGGAAACAGGCCGTTGGGGTCTATCATCGCAGCAACACCGGGGGTGGGGACTGGTCCTTTACCCGCCCGCCGCCCCCCCAGTGGCCGCTTAAATGGGATGATCTCACGTTTATGATCAAGCCGACCGGCTTCGGGCATATGGGGCTGTTTCCCGAGCATACCTGCCATTGGGATTGGGTGGCGGATCAGGTGAAGACCGGGCCGGCCCCCTGCCGGGTGCTGCATCTGTTTGCCTACACCGGGGCGATGACGCTTCAGGCCGCCCGGGCCGGGGCCGAGGTCTGCCATGTGGATGCGGTTCAGGATATCAATGATTGGGCGCGGCGGAATGCGGAGGCCAGCGGGCTCAAGGCCGCCCCGATCCGGTGGATCACCGATGATGTCACCAAATTTGTGGCAAGGGAAGGGCGTCGTGAACGGAAATATGACGCCATCATTTTCGATCCCCCTAGTTACGGAAAAGGCCCTGGCGGTGAGAAGTGGATCCTGGAAGAACACTTGATGCCGTTGCTGGATTCGCTGTTACCGCTGATGTCAGACCGGCCCCGGTTCGTGTTGTTTACCTGTCACACGCTCGGTTTTTCCCCGCCCCTGATGAAAAATCTGCTGGTGCCCTGGCTGGACCGGTTCGGGGGTAAGATCGAGGCCGGTACGATGGTCATGAAAAATGCCGCCTGCCGACGCGTTCTCCCCACCGGCTTTTTCGCCCGGTGGTCGGTGTAG
- a CDS encoding prepilin peptidase, translating to MTSCQAIASLSPGLYLYLTGLVFWFGACMGSFLNVCIYRIPREESVISPGSHCPHCNHAIRWYDNIPLVSFCVLRARCRHCQGAISPRYVIVETLIAVLFVMVWLKLNPAPFLAMTHICHFAIIPIFWLAVFGLALGTFVDLEHMIIPDRVSLGGIVLGLGFSTLVPALQGQPDAYGGFVSSLLGGSLGVGLLWAIAVLGKLVFRKDAMGMGDVKLMGAIGAFLGWPAVVFTLMASSFLGAGFGVSMILAGKKEMQSRIPFGPYIAAAALIWMLWGPTILNAYLNWLMPPVG from the coding sequence ATGACCAGTTGCCAAGCCATTGCCTCATTGAGCCCGGGATTGTATCTTTACCTAACGGGGCTTGTATTCTGGTTTGGCGCCTGCATGGGAAGCTTCCTTAACGTATGTATCTACCGGATCCCCCGTGAAGAATCCGTAATCAGCCCCGGCTCGCACTGTCCCCATTGCAATCACGCCATCCGCTGGTACGACAACATCCCGCTCGTCAGCTTCTGCGTGCTGCGGGCCCGGTGCCGGCATTGCCAGGGTGCCATTTCGCCGCGCTACGTCATCGTGGAAACCCTGATTGCCGTGCTCTTTGTCATGGTATGGCTCAAACTCAACCCGGCGCCGTTTCTGGCCATGACGCACATCTGTCACTTTGCCATCATTCCCATCTTCTGGTTGGCGGTTTTCGGCCTGGCCCTGGGTACCTTTGTGGACCTGGAACACATGATCATCCCGGACCGGGTATCATTGGGTGGGATCGTGCTGGGTCTGGGATTCAGCACGCTGGTGCCGGCCTTGCAAGGCCAGCCGGATGCGTATGGCGGCTTTGTCTCATCCCTGCTCGGGGGCTCGCTGGGGGTCGGGCTGTTATGGGCGATTGCCGTGCTGGGCAAACTGGTTTTCCGCAAGGATGCCATGGGGATGGGCGATGTCAAACTCATGGGCGCCATTGGCGCGTTTCTGGGCTGGCCGGCCGTCGTCTTCACCCTGATGGCCTCCTCCTTCCTGGGAGCCGGCTTCGGGGTTTCAATGATTCTTGCCGGCAAAAAAGAGATGCAAAGCCGCATCCCGTTCGGTCCCTACATTGCGGCGGCCGCCCTGATCTGGATGCTGTGGGGCCCCACCATCCTGAACGCCTATCTTAATTGGCTCATGCCGCCGGTGGGGTAA
- a CDS encoding DnaJ C-terminal domain-containing protein: MSVKFKDYYEILGIPRTASAEEIKKTYRKLARKYHPDLNKSAGAEARFKEIGEAYEVLSDPAKRGRYDQLGRDWQSGQEFRPPTGGPFDFGGTPGGGGRGFQGQDMGEFSDFFEMLFGQNRGGRSSRGAPQNMWGGGEGFPSQGQDHEAEISITLEEACHGSTKSISLQTSNQDPRARTHAQTKTYQVKIPAGISEGARIRLAGQGGTGPGGGTAGDLYLTIHITPHPIFRIEGNNLEIDCLLTPWEAALGAKVAIPTLQGQAFITIPPGTESGQRLRLRGKGMPQKRGVEPGDLVAIIRIVVPKHMSAREKELFEELAKVSAFNPRV; this comes from the coding sequence ATGAGTGTAAAATTCAAAGACTATTATGAGATTCTGGGCATTCCGCGCACGGCCAGTGCGGAAGAGATCAAGAAAACCTACCGCAAGTTGGCGCGCAAATATCATCCTGATCTGAACAAAAGCGCTGGTGCCGAAGCCCGTTTCAAGGAAATTGGCGAAGCCTATGAAGTGCTGAGTGATCCCGCCAAACGAGGCCGGTATGACCAGTTGGGACGAGACTGGCAGTCTGGCCAGGAGTTCCGCCCCCCTACCGGTGGCCCCTTCGACTTTGGCGGCACCCCGGGAGGCGGCGGACGCGGCTTCCAAGGCCAGGACATGGGCGAGTTCAGTGATTTCTTCGAGATGCTGTTCGGGCAGAACCGGGGTGGCCGCTCCTCTCGCGGCGCTCCTCAAAACATGTGGGGTGGCGGCGAAGGATTCCCCTCCCAGGGGCAGGATCATGAAGCCGAGATCTCGATCACGCTGGAGGAGGCGTGCCACGGCAGTACCAAAAGCATCAGCCTGCAAACCTCCAATCAGGATCCACGGGCTCGCACCCATGCCCAGACGAAAACCTATCAGGTCAAAATCCCCGCTGGCATCAGCGAAGGAGCCAGGATCCGGCTGGCCGGACAAGGCGGAACAGGGCCAGGCGGGGGTACCGCCGGTGACCTCTATTTGACCATCCACATTACCCCGCACCCCATCTTCAGGATTGAAGGGAATAATCTCGAGATTGATTGCCTGTTGACTCCCTGGGAGGCGGCCCTGGGCGCAAAAGTCGCGATTCCCACCTTGCAGGGTCAGGCGTTTATCACTATTCCCCCGGGAACCGAATCCGGCCAGCGTCTCCGCCTTCGCGGCAAAGGAATGCCCCAAAAGCGGGGGGTGGAGCCCGGAGACCTCGTGGCCATCATCCGGATCGTGGTCCCCAAACATATGTCCGCGAGGGAGAAAGAACTCTTCGAGGAACTCGCCAAAGTTTCCGCGTTCAACCCGCGGGTGTAA